GCCCCCCTAACGCAAAAGTAATATGTAGCGAATCGATTAATGgttatcattttctctttttcttgcttagaatcttttatttttctttgggctctatttgtttcacgaaaaataatttttaaaaatttttttcctgatttttcGACGTTCgttttacgaaaaatgaattcATCGGGAAAACGTttttatataagaaaaaaacattataaattagggaaaatatttttcacttttttttcctcacttgatctctcttatctcacaattctacaaatcctcacttcctccccccctttcttcttcttcttttctttttttattcgaattatttttaatttttctttttcttttctatttttttatttgtttcccattttcttctttcttggctagttgtcGGCCATCGCAAGGCAACCGCAAGCTTGTTGATCTCAAGCTCGCGCTTGTCGATCCGGCGAGCCTCATGCTagttggcgagctcgaggctcaccgaTGGCTGGTCGCGAGTCGTTGCTATGGTGATGAccagccaagaaagaaggagatggaaaacaaagaaaaaagaaaagaaaagaaaaatgaaaaatgaaaaaaattaataatagattttaaaaattaaaataaatgaaaaagagtatatggaggaaaagattttccttatcaaacaacataaaatgtttttcccttcattttcaagttttatctgaacattggaaaataattacattttcctgaaaaatgacttccgaaaaatattttccagaaatgctACATTTtcacgaaacgaacggagccttggCATCTTGACCTCATCATTTTCTCTCCATGTTAATATATATAGACATAcatatatatcttttttctaAGAGTAGTATGACTACCTTGAATTTTATTTGGTAAGACTGCAAGGACTTGAGGCAATCATAGGAAATTTAGGAAGCCATTGCCGTGAGTTTTCATGATAGTGGTCAATTGAGCGCTACTTAAAGCCAACGAATAATTAGGTACTTAGAAAGAAACTCGTACATTTTGTTTGACTCTATTTTAACACGCTCGTGTTAACAGTGGCCGGATAATAAGGATATATAGCAAATACCATGTATTTTCGCAAGTTGAATAGCCCGAAATAGATGATACGCTCTTATCTTGACATGTGAGACGTGACCTAATGAAGATGCTCGTGTCGCTCGAGTTTATGACTTGTCTGGGCTCGTATCTCGTGAACAGTTACGAAGATAGGTATAGCTTATCAATTCCGATTAAACTTTGAACTGAGAAAGCCAAACTATTAATTAGAGAGAGTAACGCGTTCTACACCAATGAGAAGTTGTCGATGGTCATGCTTAAGGCTCCTAATTGCTTGGACCACGGGGTAGAAAGCTCACTAAAATCGCCACAAATTTTGTGAGCCGAACGGTAACTCAGAGGCAATGTAGATGGATCTGAGCAAGCGATTCCCCCCATGATCTCCCGGTACCGCCTGAGCTCGGGCAAGGGTTTTTAGGCCCGCCCCGTCCGAGCCCTGCCCGTCGAGCACGTTCGAATGGTATGCACATGAATAGCGACCTTCCAAGTTTCAAAACGCGGTCAACAACGAGACATGGGTTGGACCACCGAGCAAAGCAGGCGGAGCATGGGTAAATTATCCAGCGCCAACGTATCATGAGTCCAACGCCCCCACAAGCTTTCACGCGAAAACCATGTATTTTCCCTCTTGACGAGCGTCACGAGGGAGCGCTCCATTATCTTTGGAGTCTGTTCCCTTTTGGGatgaaaaaaatcaccaaatgtatttgcactttttggagataattatctattatttattttaaatctattggaCATATATCAGTTTAATTCTAACTTAACGAATTAGGCTATTCATGAATATTTAACTTATCCATGTGAGTTGTTATTTCACATGAACATGTACTAATTAAAAGCATAATCGAGTTGTCTGAGCTTAAGAAGTTCAGCTCAATCAAGATTGAATTGAGTTTCATACTTTGCTAGCGTGGGTCTAGTTCTAGCAGTGAACCAGATTTAGTTGTTTTTCcttgaagaggaaaaatatgGAGATGACGTCAAAAAACTATTAtggcaaaaccaaaaaaaaaaaaacaaaacagtcTCTCGAATTTAATTGAAGAACGTCAACATCCTCAGGAAAAACACATTTAGTAAAACCCAAAGAAACTACTAACGAGAAAAGCAAAGGTCAAGACCAAGAAAGCACCGTTACTGCCCTCCCCAATCCTCGAAACCCCACTGGCCGGGTCTGTGACCCGTGTCGGCGCCGGCGCAGGAGAACGACCAGTCCCGGCGACCAAATCGAGCGTCCCCTTCGCTCCGCGATTTTCCGCCGCCAACGCGTGAGCGTCCGGCACGCTGTTCGTCACGCTCGACCCCACCTGCCACACCTGGTTCAGCTTCGCCGGGTCGCCGGCGGGCACCTTGATCTTCGCGTAGATCCTCATCGTGCCGTCGGCCGAGTGGTACTCGGCGGCCCGGTCCCACGTCTCGAACGAGATCGGCGACTCCCTGACTGTGGTGTTAGTGATGTTGTAGGTCTTCACGGTCATGACGCCGGCGTCGCGGAAGGCGATGAGGGCCTGGGCGCCGAACATGCCGGTGGCGGTGGGGTTGAGGGCCCAGGCGACCCAGCCGTCCTCGCCCTTGGGCGGGGCGGCGACGAaggcgacggcggcggaggagtTGGCGCGGTCGTAGGAGAAGTGGAGGGAGGCGGAGAGGGTGGGGAGGTCGAGGCAGGTGGAGTAGAGGGTGCTGTTGGTGATATTCTGGGAGGAGCAGGCCAAGGCGTCGGCGGCGGGggcgaggacgaggaggaggaggaggaggaggagggccgcCGCGGGGAGGCCGCGGGGGGAGGGCTGCGGAGGAGAGGAGGAAGCCATTGATGAGAGATAGACAGAGGGGCTCCGACTCTGAGTGCCAACCGACGGTTCAGACTGGACAGGGAGGCAGAGAGATGGGGAGAGAGAGGTTTTATAGGAGGACGAACATGGAGATGACATGCAAATTGCGGTGCCGGTGGACAAGGGGACGTAACttccggtttttttttttttttttttttttttttttttgggtcggtggGACCGGACCTACTCGAGgaagttgagagagagatgggaaatTTCGGAGTAACTTTCGGGGACTAGAAGCGAAATTATGAGTGGAGATAGCCTTGCCGGAACGGGGACGAGGAAATAACATGGCATTTGATTCGGTATTTTGAAAgttcattaaaataatataaaataatttagtctaaatttttttgagtaAATACAAAGGCtgtttaataaatgaaaaacaaccttaagaaaaatattgtttgataaaaaatacatttaaaaaGTCATTTGGATAagtaatattaattttttaaatgtacatataaatgctaaaaaattaaatatatttgattATAAAAAAGACCAAGGCGGCAGGTGTTcgatataaaaataataataataataattaaactCCATGATTTTTACTTACACATACGTCGGATGCTTTTGATTTATGAGTACATGATGGAAAGGGAGTGCAACTGGTGTTTTGAGAGTTGATGCCACTAGGGTTTCAATCATTTCCAATTTCCAATGCGCAACCCTTTTTACACGCCGTGTGCAAGAACCTGTCTCTTTATTAGTCGAAGGCTTGTCATTTCCAAGAAAACAAGTTGCGGGCTTGTtagtcaaagaagaaaatgatgaaaagtcGGTCCATGACCTTTCCCTTAAGAtgggttagaaatttttagagCCAAACATGACTGACTCATAAAGGTCACGACTTCCAATGTACCATTGACCATGTACTGATTCAAAAATCAACACACATGAAACCCAAAAGATCTTGACCTTTCGATGGATGTGTGCAAGATCCATCCTTACATGgtttaaatcattttctttcggCGAATATGCTTATCTAAATtctaattgaatcataaaattgCGAAATTAGAGGTTACCATGTTTGCTCCAAAATTGGTGGCATAActtctaaaaaagaaattcctaAAATTACATCGATAATTGCCCTTACTCGAAAAACAATCGtgacattaatttaatattaaatcacCAATGTGATTTGCCAAGAATCAATGCCACACATGTATtctcagtaaaaaaaaaaaaaacctatgcAACTTAAGcgatttaatttttaaagatatgATACTTAAATGTTTGCTTTAAAAGTTTTAATGTTATTTGTGTCTTTATATAGTCCAATTTTATCAAGCAAGTGATGATGACCAATGGCTGCCGTCTCGCGACCCTTGTGGGACCCAGGTGAGAGCCACTTAAGGTCGCAAGACTTAGGCGGCAGTCGCATGGGTTGCCCGAGGTCGTGCAACCTCGATTGGCAACCTCTGATGCTAGATCTAGCTCGCCGGCAGCCATAGTCCTTCGCTAGGCCGGTGAAGGGTTggtctttttaatatatatatatatatatatatatatatataagcatttgatttttttagcatttatatatatttgatttttttaagcttttttagcatttaaaaaaataataagggtaaaatcagaaatttgaagaatgagtaAAGGtagttttggaaaagaaatgagTTTTAGCCTTTGGTCAAATGCTAAAAGCTCAATGTTAGTCCCCATTAGCATTAGGTTTTCAGCCTTTCTAATGCTGGCTTTAACTTAAAAACTATTTCAAAATGGTTGGCAAATGATTTAGCATTTCTCTAAAAGTTTTGGAGGCCGAAAGCTCATTGGGAatactgaaccaaacgcaccctaaataaATCTCGGAAATACATTATTATTATGTTTGGTCGTCATGATTTCTAATcaagaaatatattaaatttgttaatttaagaagtttgttatttgataaaaaataatttttttttataaatatcagAAATTTTATTCACCTTTATCCTACCTttccatgggataattt
This region of Eucalyptus grandis isolate ANBG69807.140 chromosome 8, ASM1654582v1, whole genome shotgun sequence genomic DNA includes:
- the LOC104431054 gene encoding auxin-induced in root cultures protein 12-like; amino-acid sequence: MASSSPPQPSPRGLPAAALLLLLLLLVLAPAADALACSSQNITNSTLYSTCLDLPTLSASLHFSYDRANSSAAVAFVAAPPKGEDGWVAWALNPTATGMFGAQALIAFRDAGVMTVKTYNITNTTVRESPISFETWDRAAEYHSADGTMRIYAKIKVPAGDPAKLNQVWQVGSSVTNSVPDAHALAAENRGAKGTLDLVAGTGRSPAPAPTRVTDPASGVSRIGEGSNGAFLVLTFAFLVSSFFGFY